A region from the Citrobacter koseri ATCC BAA-895 genome encodes:
- the adeP gene encoding adenine permease AdeP gives MSQQHTTQTSGQGMLERVFKLREHGTTARTEVIAGFTTFLTMVYIVFVNPQILGVAGMDTSAVFVTTCLIAAFGSILMGLFANLPVALAPAMGLNAFFAFVVVGAMGLSWQVGMGAIFWGAIGLLLLTIFRVRYWMIANIPVSLRVGITSGIGLFIGMMGLKNAGVIVANPETLVSIGNLTSHSVLLGVLGFFIIAILASRNIHAAVLVSIIVTTLLGWMMGDVHYNGIVSAPPSVSSVIGHVDLAGSFNIGLAGVIFSFMLVNLFDSSGTLIGVTDKAGLADEKGKFPRMKQALFVDSVSSVTGAFIGTSSVTAYIESSSGVSVGGRTGLTAVVVGLLFLLVIFLSPLAGMVPGYAAAGALIYVGVLMTSSLARVKWQDLTESVPAFITAVMMPFSFSITEGIALGFISYCVMKIGTGRLRELSPCVVVVALLFVLKIVFIDAH, from the coding sequence ATGAGTCAACAACACACCACCCAGACTTCTGGTCAGGGTATGCTGGAACGCGTGTTTAAACTGCGCGAACATGGCACGACGGCACGAACCGAAGTGATCGCCGGTTTTACCACCTTCCTGACGATGGTTTACATCGTTTTTGTTAACCCGCAGATTCTTGGCGTTGCTGGCATGGACACCAGCGCCGTCTTCGTTACTACCTGTCTTATCGCGGCGTTCGGCAGCATTCTGATGGGGCTGTTTGCTAATTTACCGGTCGCGCTGGCGCCGGCTATGGGTCTGAACGCGTTTTTCGCCTTCGTGGTCGTTGGCGCGATGGGGCTGTCCTGGCAGGTTGGTATGGGCGCAATCTTCTGGGGAGCGATCGGCCTGCTGCTGCTGACCATCTTCCGCGTGCGTTACTGGATGATTGCTAACATTCCGGTCAGTCTGCGCGTGGGCATCACCAGCGGTATCGGCCTGTTTATCGGCATGATGGGGCTGAAAAACGCAGGCGTTATCGTCGCGAACCCGGAAACCCTGGTGAGCATCGGTAATCTGACCTCTCACAGCGTACTGCTCGGCGTGCTGGGCTTCTTCATCATCGCTATTCTGGCATCACGTAACATTCATGCCGCCGTGCTGGTCTCTATTATTGTAACGACGCTGCTCGGCTGGATGATGGGTGATGTGCATTACAACGGCATTGTCTCTGCGCCGCCAAGCGTTAGCTCTGTGATCGGGCATGTGGATCTGGCGGGCTCGTTTAACATTGGTCTGGCTGGCGTGATTTTCTCCTTCATGCTGGTGAACCTGTTCGACTCCTCCGGTACGCTGATTGGCGTTACCGACAAAGCCGGTCTGGCTGATGAGAAAGGTAAATTCCCGCGGATGAAGCAGGCGCTGTTTGTCGATAGCGTCTCTTCTGTGACCGGGGCGTTTATCGGAACCTCGTCGGTTACCGCCTATATCGAGTCCTCATCCGGCGTATCCGTCGGCGGGCGCACGGGCCTGACCGCCGTTGTTGTCGGTTTGCTGTTCCTGCTGGTTATCTTCCTGTCGCCGCTGGCGGGAATGGTGCCGGGTTATGCCGCTGCCGGGGCGCTGATCTATGTTGGCGTACTGATGACTTCCAGTCTGGCGCGCGTGAAATGGCAAGACCTTACCGAGTCTGTTCCGGCATTTATTACTGCTGTGATGATGCCGTTCAGCTTCTCGATTACCGAAGGTATCGCGCTGGGCTTTATCTCTTACTGTGTGATGAAAATCGGTACCGGACGTCTGCGTGAGCTGAGCCCTTGCGTGGTGGTTGTGGCGTTGTTGTTTGTGCTGAAGATTGTGTTTATCGACGCGCACTAA
- the yieH gene encoding 6-phosphogluconate phosphatase translates to MSQIQAVFFDCDGTLVDSEVICSRAYVAMFQEFGITLDLEEVFKRFKGVKLYEIIDIINEEQGVSLAKADLEPVYRAEVARLFDSELEVIAGANALLDSMTVPMCVVSNGPVSKMQHSLGKLGMLHHFPEKLFSGYDIQRWKPDPALMFHAAKAMNVNVENCILVDDSSAGARSGIDAGMEVFYFCADPHNKPIDHPKVTTFTDLAQLPGLWKARGWNIVD, encoded by the coding sequence ATGTCCCAGATTCAAGCGGTATTTTTCGACTGCGACGGTACGCTGGTCGACAGTGAAGTCATTTGCTCCCGCGCGTATGTCGCGATGTTCCAGGAATTCGGCATCACGCTCGATCTCGAAGAGGTGTTCAAACGCTTTAAAGGCGTAAAACTCTACGAAATCATCGATATCATTAACGAGGAGCAGGGTGTGTCGTTAGCAAAAGCGGATTTAGAACCCGTTTACCGCGCCGAGGTCGCACGCCTGTTCGACTCAGAACTGGAGGTGATCGCAGGGGCAAATGCGCTGCTGGACAGCATGACGGTGCCGATGTGCGTCGTCTCTAACGGCCCGGTCAGCAAAATGCAGCATTCACTGGGCAAGCTGGGCATGTTGCATCATTTTCCAGAAAAATTGTTCAGCGGCTATGACATTCAACGCTGGAAGCCCGATCCGGCTCTGATGTTCCACGCGGCAAAAGCCATGAATGTTAACGTGGAGAATTGCATTCTGGTGGATGATTCCAGTGCCGGCGCCCGGTCGGGAATCGATGCGGGAATGGAGGTGTTCTACTTCTGCGCCGATCCGCACAACAAACCGATCGATCATCCGAAAGTAACGACGTTTACCGATCTGGCACAGTTGCCGGGATTGTGGAAGGCGCGGGGTTGGAATATCGTCGATTAA
- the phoU gene encoding phosphate signaling complex protein PhoU, with translation MDNLNLNKHISGQFNAELESIRTQVMTMGGMVEQQLSDAITAMHNQDSELAKRVIDGDKHVNMMEVAIDEACVRIIAKRQPTASDLRLVMAIIKTIAELERIGDVADKICRTALEKFSHQHQPLLVSLESLGRHTVQMLHDVLDAFARMDIDEAVRIYREDKKVDQEYEGIVRQLMTYMMEDSRTIPSVLTALFCARSIERIGDRCQNICEYIFYFVKGQDFRHVGGDELDKLLAGKDPKE, from the coding sequence ATGGACAACCTAAACCTTAACAAACACATTTCCGGCCAGTTCAACGCAGAACTGGAAAGCATCCGCACCCAGGTGATGACCATGGGCGGCATGGTGGAGCAACAGCTTTCTGATGCGATCACCGCGATGCATAATCAGGATAGCGAACTGGCGAAGCGCGTTATTGACGGCGATAAGCACGTCAACATGATGGAAGTGGCGATCGATGAAGCGTGTGTGCGCATCATTGCCAAACGCCAGCCGACAGCGAGCGACCTGCGCCTGGTGATGGCGATCATCAAAACCATCGCTGAACTGGAGCGCATTGGCGACGTGGCGGACAAAATTTGTCGCACCGCGCTGGAGAAATTCTCCCACCAGCACCAGCCGCTGCTGGTGAGCCTGGAGTCGCTGGGGCGTCACACCGTACAGATGCTGCATGACGTGCTGGACGCGTTCGCGCGAATGGATATTGACGAAGCGGTGCGTATCTACCGTGAAGACAAGAAAGTTGACCAGGAATACGAAGGTATCGTGCGTCAACTGATGACCTACATGATGGAAGATTCGCGCACCATTCCAAGCGTGCTGACTGCGCTGTTCTGCGCACGCTCCATTGAGCGCATCGGCGACCGTTGCCAGAATATCTGCGAGTACATCTTCTACTTCGTGAAGGGACAGGATTTCCGCCACGTCGGCGGTGACGAGCTGGATAAACTGCTGGCAGGCAAAGATCCGAAGGAATAA
- the pstB gene encoding phosphate ABC transporter ATP-binding protein PstB: MSMVDTAPGKIQVRDLNFYYGKFHALKDINLDIAKNQVTAFIGPSGCGKSTLLRTFNKMYSLYPEQRAEGEILLDGDNILTNTQDIALLRAKVGMVFQKPTPFPMSIYDNIAFGVRLFEKLSRADMDERVQWALTKAALWNETKDKLHQSGYSLSGGQQQRLCIARGIAIRPEVLLLDEPCSALDPISTGRIEELITELKQDYTVVIVTHNMQQAARCSDHTAFMYLGELIEFSNTDDLFTKPAKKQTEDYITGRYG; the protein is encoded by the coding sequence ATGAGTATGGTTGATACTGCTCCGGGTAAGATTCAGGTTCGTGATTTGAACTTCTACTACGGCAAATTCCATGCCCTGAAGGATATCAACCTGGATATCGCGAAGAACCAGGTCACGGCGTTTATTGGACCGTCTGGCTGTGGTAAATCCACACTGCTGCGTACCTTTAACAAAATGTATTCGTTGTATCCAGAGCAGCGCGCGGAAGGCGAGATCTTGTTGGATGGCGATAATATTCTCACCAACACCCAGGATATCGCTCTGCTGCGTGCCAAAGTGGGGATGGTGTTCCAGAAGCCGACGCCGTTCCCGATGTCTATCTATGACAACATCGCTTTTGGCGTGCGCCTGTTTGAGAAACTGTCTCGCGCCGATATGGACGAACGCGTTCAGTGGGCGTTGACCAAAGCCGCATTATGGAACGAAACCAAAGATAAATTGCACCAGAGCGGGTACTCTCTCTCGGGTGGTCAGCAGCAGCGTCTGTGCATTGCGCGTGGTATCGCCATTCGCCCGGAAGTTCTGCTGTTGGATGAGCCGTGTTCAGCGCTGGACCCGATTTCCACCGGGCGTATTGAAGAGCTGATCACTGAGCTGAAGCAGGACTACACCGTGGTGATCGTGACGCACAACATGCAGCAGGCTGCGCGTTGTTCCGACCACACGGCGTTTATGTATCTGGGCGAGTTGATTGAGTTCAGCAACACGGACGATCTGTTCACTAAGCCCGCTAAAAAGCAAACCGAAGATTATATTACTGGCCGCTACGGTTGA
- the pstA gene encoding phosphate ABC transporter permease PstA codes for MATLEMQTTAELAESRRKMQAKRRTRNRIALTLSMATMAFGLFWLIWILMSTITRGFDGMSLALFTEMTPPPNTAGGGLANALAGSGLLILWATVFGTPLGIMAGIYLAEYGRKSWLAEVIRFINDILLSAPSIVVGLFVYTIVVAQMEHFSGWAGVIALALLQVPIVIRTTENMLKLVPDSLREAAYALGTPKWKMISAITLKASISGIITGVLLAVARIAGETAPLLFTALSNQFWSTDMMQPIANLPVTIFKFAMSPFAEWQQLAWAGVLIITLCVLLLNILARIIFAKSKHG; via the coding sequence ATGGCTACGCTTGAAATGCAAACGACCGCAGAACTGGCGGAATCCCGCCGTAAAATGCAGGCTAAGCGCCGCACGAGAAACCGCATCGCATTGACGCTCTCAATGGCGACGATGGCGTTTGGGTTGTTCTGGCTCATCTGGATCCTGATGTCCACCATTACGCGTGGTTTCGACGGCATGTCGCTGGCGCTGTTTACTGAAATGACGCCGCCGCCGAATACCGCTGGCGGTGGTCTGGCGAACGCCCTGGCGGGGAGCGGACTGTTAATTTTGTGGGCGACGGTATTTGGTACGCCGCTTGGCATCATGGCGGGGATCTACCTGGCGGAATATGGCCGTAAATCCTGGCTTGCGGAAGTGATCCGTTTCATTAACGACATCCTGCTTTCCGCGCCGTCTATCGTGGTCGGTCTGTTTGTTTACACCATCGTGGTGGCGCAAATGGAGCACTTCTCCGGTTGGGCGGGCGTGATTGCGCTGGCGCTGCTACAGGTGCCTATCGTCATTCGTACCACAGAGAACATGCTGAAACTGGTGCCGGATAGCCTGCGTGAAGCGGCCTATGCGCTGGGGACGCCGAAATGGAAAATGATCTCGGCGATTACCCTGAAAGCCTCGATTTCCGGGATCATCACCGGCGTACTGCTGGCGGTTGCCCGTATTGCGGGTGAAACCGCGCCGCTGCTCTTTACTGCGCTTTCCAACCAGTTCTGGAGCACCGACATGATGCAGCCTATCGCTAACCTGCCGGTCACTATCTTTAAATTTGCGATGAGTCCGTTCGCGGAGTGGCAGCAACTGGCCTGGGCTGGGGTGTTGATCATTACCCTGTGCGTATTGTTGCTGAATATTCTGGCGCGCATCATTTTTGCGAAGAGTAAACACGGTTAA
- the pstC gene encoding phosphate ABC transporter permease PstC: protein MAATKPAFNPPGKKGDMIFSALVKLAALIVLLMLGGIIVSLIISSWPSIEKFGFSFLWTKEWDAPNDIYGALVPIYGTLVTSFIALLIAVPVSFGIALFLTELAPGWLRRPLGIAIELLAAIPSIVYGMWGLFIFAPLFATWFQEPVGNILSNIPFVGALFSGPAFGIGILAAGVILAIMIIPYIAAVMRDVFEQTPVMMKESAYGIGCTTWEVIWRIVLPFTKNGVIGGVMLGLGRALGETMAVTFIIGNTYQLDSVSLYMPGNSITSALANEFAEAESGLHVAALMELGLILFVITFIVLAISKLMIMRLAKNEGAR from the coding sequence TGCTTTTAACCCGCCGGGTAAAAAGGGTGACATGATATTCAGCGCGCTGGTAAAACTGGCTGCGCTGATTGTGCTATTGATGTTGGGTGGCATTATTGTCTCGCTGATTATCTCCTCCTGGCCAAGCATTGAGAAGTTTGGCTTCTCGTTCCTGTGGACTAAAGAGTGGGATGCGCCAAACGATATCTACGGCGCGCTGGTTCCCATTTATGGCACGCTGGTTACCTCGTTTATCGCTCTGCTGATCGCCGTTCCGGTGAGCTTCGGTATTGCCCTGTTTCTGACGGAACTGGCGCCGGGCTGGCTGCGTCGCCCGCTGGGCATCGCCATCGAACTGCTGGCGGCTATCCCCAGTATCGTCTACGGCATGTGGGGCCTGTTTATCTTCGCGCCGCTGTTTGCCACCTGGTTCCAGGAACCAGTCGGGAATATTCTTTCCAACATTCCGTTTGTTGGCGCACTGTTCTCCGGCCCGGCATTTGGTATCGGTATTCTGGCGGCGGGCGTCATTCTCGCCATTATGATCATTCCTTACATCGCGGCCGTTATGCGCGATGTCTTCGAACAAACCCCGGTGATGATGAAAGAGTCGGCCTACGGCATCGGCTGCACCACCTGGGAAGTTATCTGGCGTATCGTCCTTCCGTTCACCAAAAATGGGGTGATTGGCGGCGTTATGCTGGGACTGGGTCGTGCGCTGGGTGAAACCATGGCGGTGACCTTTATCATCGGTAACACCTACCAGCTCGACAGCGTTTCGCTGTACATGCCGGGCAACAGTATCACCTCTGCGCTGGCGAACGAATTTGCCGAAGCGGAGTCTGGTCTGCACGTTGCCGCGTTGATGGAACTGGGTCTGATTCTGTTTGTGATTACCTTCATTGTGCTGGCGATTTCTAAGCTGATGATTATGCGTCTGGCGAAGAATGAGGGGGCACGCTAA